Proteins found in one Zonotrichia leucophrys gambelii isolate GWCS_2022_RI chromosome 28, RI_Zleu_2.0, whole genome shotgun sequence genomic segment:
- the CRLF1 gene encoding cytokine receptor-like factor 1, whose protein sequence is MPPPPPLAMLPLLLLLLPRLPRAEPLSYPAVISPQDPTLLIGSSLVATCTVSPDMRLRAEDLYWTLNGRRLPAASYAALGPSTLSVALARLNGSRQQSGDNLVCHSRDGGILAGSCLYVGLPPEKPVNITCWSKNMKDLTCKWAPGTEGETFLHTNYTLKYKRRWYGQDNTCQEYHTAGTYSCHIPKDLALFTPYEIWVEASNRLGVAVSDVVMLDILDVVTTDPPSDVHVSRVGDLEDQLSVRWSSPPALKDFLFQAKYQIQYRVEDSSEWKVVDDVGNQTSCRLAGLRPGTVYFVQVRCNPFSIYGSKKAGIWSDWSNPTAASTPRSERVAGGCDPKGGEQNTTLRRELKQFFGWVKKHAYGCSNLGIKLYDQWRVWLQKSHKTRNQVGKESFPAISCSPRGTERRQDGTGRPAPTRDRPRPPRPRRGGAGRRPGRSAAPQPWGAGWGELGGPGWPSPGGSAAPRPCGSEGTPQPCPAGGGTAGPWLRRPEQPPA, encoded by the exons atgccgccgccgccgccgctcgcgatgctgccgctgctgctgctgctcctgccgcGCCTGCCCCGCGCCGAGCCGCTCTCCT ACCCCGCCGTGATCTCCCCGCAGGACCCCACGCTGCTCATCGGCTCCTCGCTGGTGGCCACGTGCACGGTGAGCCCGGACATGCGGCTGCGGGCCGAGGATCTGTACTGGACCCTGAACGGGCGGCGCCTCCCGGCCGCCTCCTACGCCGCGCTGGGCCCCTCCACGCTCAGCGTGGCCCTGGCCCGCCTCAACGGCTCCAGGCAGCAGTCGGGGGACAACCTGGTGTGCCACAGCAGAGACGGCGGCATCCTGGCCGGCTCCTGCCTCTATGTCGGAT TACCCCCAGAGAAACCAGTCAACATCACTTGCTGGTCCAAAAACATGAAGGACCTGACCTGCAAGTGGGCGCCAGGGACGGAAGGGGAGACCTTCCTGCACACCAACTACACCCTCAAGTACAAGCGCAG GTGGTACGGCCAGGACAACACCTGCCAGGAGTACCACACGGCCGGCACCTACTCCTGCCACATCCCCAAGGACCTGGCCCTCTTCACGCCCTACGAGATCTGGGTGGAGGCCTCCAACCGCCTGGGGGTGGCCGTGTCCGACGTGGTCATGCTGGACATCCTGGACGTGG TCACCACGGACCCTCCGTCCGACGTGCACGTCAGCCGGGTGGGCGACCTGGAGGACCAGCTGAGCGTGCGCTGGAGCTCCCCGCCCGCGCTCAAGGATTTCCTCTTCCAAGCCAAGTACCAGATCCAATACCGGGTGGAGGACAGCTCCGAGTGGAAG GTGGTGGATGATGTGGGCAACCAGACCTCGTGCCGCCTGGCCGGCCTGCGCCCCGGCACCGTCTACTTCGTCCAGGTGCGCTGCAACCCCTTCAGCATCTACGGCTCCAAGAAAGCCGGCATCTGGAGCGACTGGAGCAACCCCACGGCCGCCTCCACGCCCCGCAGCG AGCGAGTGGCGGGGGGCTGCGACCCCAAAGGCGGGGAGCAGAACACGACGCTGCGGCGGGAGCTGAAGCAGTTCTTCGGCTGGGTGAAGAAACACGCCTACGGCTGCTCCAACCTCGGCATCAAGCTCTACGACCAGTGGCGCGTGTGGCTGCAGAAATCGCACAAAACACGCAACCAGGTAGGTAAGGA GTCCTTCCCGGCGATAAGCTGTAGCCCGCGGGGGACCGAGCGCCGGCAGGATGGCACGGGGCGCCCGGCGCCCACCCGGGAccgcccgcgcccgccccggccccgccgcgggggCGCCGGGAGGCGGCCGGGGCGCAGCGCGGCCCCGCAGCCCTGGGGAGCGGGGTGGGGAGAGCTcggggggccgggctggcccaGCCCCGGGGGCTCGGCGGCACCGCGGCCCTGCGGCAGCGAGGGGACCccgcagccctgcccggccgggGGAGGCACCGCGGGGCCCTGGCTCCGCCGGCCCGAGCAGCCCCCGGCATGA
- the TMEM59L gene encoding transmembrane protein 59-like isoform X2 produces MAAPARRPRALLALGLALLAAAAAATDPFSPQLGDTGGCRGQCGRSLQRRAAADAVLNACYRGCRLFSICHFVDASAELNTTRAECEAACAEAYGNAEEQFGCVTGCRKQLPEVEESRKEKSLELKLPSFSMLDLVSTFCNDIVSSAQSFISSTWTFYLQADDGKVVVFQSQPEMEFPAAEALEIQPAQPGSGSGSSPGVPQPHTGPRAKGDKPPVKEPRGKAKAHPPEPPQQEHDFLGCMSKRSGLPRWILAACLFLSIMVMLWLSCASLVTAPEQHVKTQPLSINGDKEYLEDLDGPGPFPLPPVITVTLCPAPGGEDAGPLPLKVDLDKTIL; encoded by the exons atggcggccccggcccgccggccccgggcCCTGCTCGCCCTCGGCCTGGCCCTtctcgccgccgccgccgccgccaccgacCCCTTCTCGCCGCAGCTGGGAGACACCGGCGGGTGCCGCGGGCAGTGCGGCCGCAGCCTGCAGCGCCGGGCCGCCGCC GATGCTGTTCTCAACGCCTGTTACCGGGGCTGCCGGCTGTTCTCCATCTGTCACTTCGTGGATGCGAGCGCCGAGCTCAACACGACCAGAGCCGAGTGCGAAGCAG cctgtgctgaagCCTACGGCAACGCAGAGGAGCAGTTTGGGTGCGTGACCGGGTGCCGCAAGCAGCTGCCCGAggtggaggagagcaggaaggagaag agcctggagctgaaATTGCCGTCGTTCTCCATGCTGGATTTGGTCTCCACCTTCTGTAACGACATCgtcagctctgcccagagcttCATCTCCTCCACTTGGACCTTCTACCTGCAGGCGGACGATGGCAAAGTCGTGGTGTTCCAg TCCCAGCCTGAGATGGAGTTCCCAGCAGCCGAGGCCCTGGAGATCCAGCCAGCACAGCCGGGATCGGGGTCGGGGtccagccctggtgtcccccagccccacacag GCCCCCGGGCAAAGGGGGACAAGCCCCCCGTGAAGGAGCCGCGGGGCAAGGCCAAGGCGCATCCCCCGGAGCCCCCGCAGCAGGAGCACGACTTCCTGGGCTGCATGTCCAA GCGCTCGGGCCTTCCTCGCTGGATCCTGGCCGCCTGCCTCTTCCTCTCCATCATGGTGATGCTgtggctcagctgtgccagcctggtcACCGCCCCCGAGCAGCACGTCAAGACCCAG cccctgagcatCAACGGGGACAAGGAGTACCTGGAGGACCTGGACGGCCCCGGCCCTTTCCCGCTGCCGCCCGTCATCACAGTCACCCTGTGCCCCGCGCCCGGCGGGGAGGACGCGGGGCCGCTGCCCCTCAAGGTCGACCTGGACAAGACCATCCTGTAG
- the TMEM59L gene encoding transmembrane protein 59-like isoform X1 has product MAAPARRPRALLALGLALLAAAAAATDPFSPQLGDTGGCRGQCGRSLQRRAAADAVLNACYRGCRLFSICHFVDASAELNTTRAECEAACAEAYGNAEEQFGCVTGCRKQLPEVEESRKEKSLELKLPSFSMLDLVSTFCNDIVSSAQSFISSTWTFYLQADDGKVVVFQSQPEMEFPAAEALEIQPAQPGSGSGSSPGVPQPHTGPRAKGDKPPVKEPRGKAKAHPPEPPQQEHDFLGCMSKRGVVGCYRRSGLPRWILAACLFLSIMVMLWLSCASLVTAPEQHVKTQPLSINGDKEYLEDLDGPGPFPLPPVITVTLCPAPGGEDAGPLPLKVDLDKTIL; this is encoded by the exons atggcggccccggcccgccggccccgggcCCTGCTCGCCCTCGGCCTGGCCCTtctcgccgccgccgccgccgccaccgacCCCTTCTCGCCGCAGCTGGGAGACACCGGCGGGTGCCGCGGGCAGTGCGGCCGCAGCCTGCAGCGCCGGGCCGCCGCC GATGCTGTTCTCAACGCCTGTTACCGGGGCTGCCGGCTGTTCTCCATCTGTCACTTCGTGGATGCGAGCGCCGAGCTCAACACGACCAGAGCCGAGTGCGAAGCAG cctgtgctgaagCCTACGGCAACGCAGAGGAGCAGTTTGGGTGCGTGACCGGGTGCCGCAAGCAGCTGCCCGAggtggaggagagcaggaaggagaag agcctggagctgaaATTGCCGTCGTTCTCCATGCTGGATTTGGTCTCCACCTTCTGTAACGACATCgtcagctctgcccagagcttCATCTCCTCCACTTGGACCTTCTACCTGCAGGCGGACGATGGCAAAGTCGTGGTGTTCCAg TCCCAGCCTGAGATGGAGTTCCCAGCAGCCGAGGCCCTGGAGATCCAGCCAGCACAGCCGGGATCGGGGTCGGGGtccagccctggtgtcccccagccccacacag GCCCCCGGGCAAAGGGGGACAAGCCCCCCGTGAAGGAGCCGCGGGGCAAGGCCAAGGCGCATCCCCCGGAGCCCCCGCAGCAGGAGCACGACTTCCTGGGCTGCATGTCCAA GCGGGGGGTGGTGGGGTGCTACAGGCGCTCGGGCCTTCCTCGCTGGATCCTGGCCGCCTGCCTCTTCCTCTCCATCATGGTGATGCTgtggctcagctgtgccagcctggtcACCGCCCCCGAGCAGCACGTCAAGACCCAG cccctgagcatCAACGGGGACAAGGAGTACCTGGAGGACCTGGACGGCCCCGGCCCTTTCCCGCTGCCGCCCGTCATCACAGTCACCCTGTGCCCCGCGCCCGGCGGGGAGGACGCGGGGCCGCTGCCCCTCAAGGTCGACCTGGACAAGACCATCCTGTAG